Within Triticum dicoccoides isolate Atlit2015 ecotype Zavitan chromosome 1B, WEW_v2.0, whole genome shotgun sequence, the genomic segment CAAAAAGGACCACCTATGACTCAGAGTGACAAAAAAAACCCCCTCGTCGTGGCGGCAGGCGCACCGGGCGACACGTGGCGCCTGCCGCCACGAGATGAGGCGGTCGGCCCCGCCGCCAGTCTGCCAGGCGGCCAGTCGCTCCCACAGGATTCCGGTCCGAGACCGAAACGGAAATGGGAATGGTGGGCCATGCCGCCAGCATATGAGGCGGCCTGCGTTGTAGCTCGACAGCGACACGCTTCTGCCGCTGCAAAGGGTGAGCCATGCCGCCACGGCTTGTGGCGGCCGCATTGCACGCTCGCCGACAAGGGCGCGCGCTGGCCAGCCTACGTCCATTCTCTTTCCGGGGCCTCTTTTTTCTTCTCAGCTTTTTATCGAGAAAAGTTTGGGCAGCACCTGCGGCGTACGCTTATGATTGTTTGGCCGTGATAACATGATGTACTAAAGTAAAATAAACTTGCTTGTTACACGGCCTCACACATACATCAAATCGCATGCATAAACACCAATTAACTGCATATGAGGCTGTCGGCTTGTGGCGGCATGTCCCACCCTTTGCAGCGGCAGCAGCGCGTCGTTGTCAGCTCGCTCTGCGGAGCTACTGTGCAGGCCGCCTCATATGCCGGCGGCATGGCCCACCATTTCCCGTTTCCGTTTCGACCCCGGTCCGGAATCCTGTGGCAGCGACTGGCCGCCTGGCAGACTGGCGGCAGGGCCGACCGCCTCACGCCGTGGCGGCAGGCGCCACGTGTCACCCGGCGCGCCTACCGCCACAGTGAAGGGGTCTTTTTTGTCACTTTGATCCATACGTGGTCTTTTTTGTCAAATCGATCCGGCATGTGGTCTCTTTTGACGAAAAATCTGTCCATGCTGCAGAAGATATTCTTCCCTTTCACATGAGTTATTATTCCCTCATAAAATGCAGTAAATTAATTTCTTCTACAGTTTATTATTCTCCCCTTTCATGTTTGTGACGTATCAAATCATTGTTTGCTCCACAAAATAATTGAACGATCAATGGTTGCCTAGTAGTACTAGTGTCTCCTTCGTGCCCAGAACTACAAAACCGCAACCTCATCAAATGAAATAAATTAATTTCCTTTAGAATTGATTATTCCCATGCATGTAGAAATATGTTTTTTTTCAAGATTATCCTTTATATTGGAAAAAGACATGCCCCAAGTCTTGTGTCCGATTTAAGATAATTCTCCTAAGGTTTCTAGGGTCTCCTTATCATCTAATGGTTTCTGCCAGAGTCTACGTAATCCTGTAGCCACCATGTTTTATCACGGAGGACAGAAGTCTTCATCAGGGTGTGACATAGAAATGGATTCGCATGGCAGATTTGTCTCTTGAGGTGATTGGAGCAGAGGGAAGGAAAGTCTCGATGTGGTAAGGGAACAAGTAGGGGATGTCGGACAAAGTAGGTCTGGTGATTCATCTGTaatggaggtgccatggtgggagtATAGGAAGTAATGTTGTGGGTAGTGGGTCGGAAGAGGGGAGATGAAGGGAAGGAGAGAAGGGAAGTAGTGGAAATGAGAACAAAGGTAGATGGGAGGAACATGAGTGGGAATCATATGGACAAGAACCAACCATTAAGACTATTTTGAAGGGTTGAGTctgcaagatgaagaagaagaacttgATCTATCAGAAGTAGACAAGCCTATCAAAGATATTGGATGGCTTGATCTGGTTCGGGTGCATACGATAAAACCTTTTAGCCAAGTAGCTTTACTTAATCAGATGTGCAATGCATGGTCTTCAAAGCAAGGTGTTACTTTTAACATCAAGGGGCCAGATCTATTTCTAGTATAGTGCCACTGTTTGGGTGATTGGAAGCGTGTCATGGAAGGACGTCAGTGGGTATTCAGGGGAGCACCGGTGGTAATTCAGGAGTACGGTAGCTTTACCAATGTGACTGCTTATGCGTTGAATATGATTTTCAGTATGGGTTAGGATCAAAGGCATCCCTGATGGTCATACGAGGCAGAAGGAACCTGCTGAGAAGGTAGCGAAAAGAAGGTAGTGGAGCCACTGTTCAAGGTTATAGATAATGAAGGAAAGATGAGCCAAACAAACTTTCTGAGAGCTTATGTTTATGTCGATGTTCATAAGCCTATAGTACGGTTTCTTATGACCACCATAAAGTTGATATCAGTAGAACTCTACACCAGAAGGAACGGGACTAAAATTTTCATTATATGCATCAGCGTTTAGTTCGAAATACACATACATGTGATCGATCAGTTATTATTGCCTAATCCACTCCAATTTAGTTCCCATATTAACTGGCATAAAAATATTATGACCCCTATTCGGTGTTGTTACGATAAGTGTTTTACAAACAACCACTCTATTAGTATTTCATATGCTCCCTCCATCAAAAAGTATAGTGCACATAGGTTTTCCAGAAAGTCAATCTTTCACAAACATCGAACAagcttatagagaaaattatatCTACAATCCCATAATATGTACCCTACGAAAATATATGTCATGATTAGTCTAAGCAAAATGATTTTACTAACTGACATATTGCTTGTTGTTTTCAGTTGCGTCATGGAGGGGACACATGCCCCATTGGGCCTGCAACACCGCTTGTATCCTTCCGTGCCTTATCGTTTTCCCTATTCCATTTACCTTTCTTCATCTAGCCACACAATCTTCTGCACATCACCTCGTTCGCCATCATTGCAGAACTTAGGCCACCACTACGTGAGACTACACCCTCAGCGGTGCATTGCTGGAATTGAGGAATTGTCGGCGCCAAGGAGCTTCTAGCAGCTGTGAGGGGTGGTGACCACCGGGGTTTGGGAAGCAATGCCGACGTTGCATGGTGGGGACATTATACAGGCCCCACAATGACCATTGGCATCTTGTGGTAGAGCTACCATCAACAATAACCACTGATATTCACCCGACAGCGTCGCAGCAGCCGCAACTGCTGAAACCCCCGCATCGTAATACTAATGTTGATGCAAGCCGGAGGTGTTCGCAGGGCCACTACTAAAACCCATTATCACAGCACCCCCGTTGCTATAACTGATGCTGCGACGGCGCCACAATGCTTCAACCTCCCTCAAAGCATCATCATATTTCCTGCAAGCCGATGTTGCGATTAGGCAGAACTGAGATGATGTTGCAGAGTCTTTCAGTGAAATTGCGAATGATCGACGGACTGCGCGAGGGCTGACATTGTAGCTCCTCGTTGCGAGCGGCGATGCATTGTCGGCATGATAGCAGGCGATGCTCTGTCTCTAGTGCTAGTATTGCGAGGGGAGCAAATGCGGTCCATCGGGGTGCTCCGGTTGCAAGCGATGACCGGCGAGCCTGATGGGAGACGACGCTTGTGATTGCATTGCTACTACGCGAGGAAAGACGAAAACAGTAGTGTGAATACTGCATTTGGGTGAACCATGCGAGGAGGATGATGCAGAGGAGGTGAGGATGTTGCATTGACCTATTTGGTGTAGAAGTGGCATGGGGTTGTACGGTTCGCGAGCCGACTGATTTCTCCCCGCAAGTGAGTTGGTTGACATAAGGCAGGTGCCTTAGTCTAATGGTATTGGTTTGTTATTCTAGATGTCGATTACTTCTTCTATAACTTTGGTCAAAAtggacaaagtttgactttgaaaaAAATGTAGTAAGCAGTAGTATATTTAAGGAATGATGAAGTATTTTGGACTTATGAAGTACTTTTTATCTGAGAGACTGAGACTAAATTTATTTTAttaaataattattccaacatagttATTTGTGATTACTTATATCACATAATTGAACTATTAATAGTCTAATGGTCAGTCAAATACTTGACAGAATGAAACTTAGTACGTGAAATAATTTGACATGGAGTGTCTAGATAATAGATCAAGGACCTATTATGCTATGTCACTTTCGATAATTATATGAACAGTTTGATGAGTTAATTAACGATATGCATCACATGAATTATAATGAAACGAGTATTAATTAGACAACACGTTGGTTGGTTACCTATCACAATCAGCCAGTAGTATTAGTACCACCCGCCAACAAATAATGTAGGAGTACAAGGATATTAAGATGACACTAGTTAATAGTAGAGTAGTTGGACGGGAGAGGCCGAAAGTGCACATTGTCCTTTTCTAATTTCGGTCCTGACTCCTGAGGTACAAATAGACATTGCGGTTTAATGTTCGACAGTAAATATTCTAGTACAGTAGCTTATTCTTCCATTCCAATGTCCGTGCTGGAGAAGATATTCTTCCCTTTCACATGAATTATTATTCCCTCATAAAATGCAGTAAACTAGTTTGTTCTACAGTTTATTATTCTTCCCTTTCATGTCTGTGACGTATTAAATCATTTTTTTGCTATAGAAAATAATCGAGCGATCAATGGCTGCCTAGTAGTACTAGTGCCTCCTTCGTGTCGAGAACTACAAAAACCACAACCTCATCAAATGAAATAAATGGCATATACTCTGCTGCTTCGGCCTACACGGCCCAGTTCTCCGCATCCTATCCCAGGTTCTCCCCAACCAAGATTTGGGAGGCACACGCTGAGCCAAAATGCAAGTTCTTCGCCTGCTTGTGCTCCACGGAAAAATCCTCATGGCCGACATGCTAGCCGTTCGTGGCTGGCCGCACGACCCTTGCTGCCCCCTTTGCCTTGGGGCACTGGAGACGGCCACTCATATCTGCAAGGACTGCCCGTTTGCCGTTGCAGTTTGGTCTCACGTCCAGGTGTGGACGGGAGAGGATTCTGGGGCCACGCCCACGTTGCCCCCTTCGATGGGGATTTCGGACTGGTGGGATTCGTTCACCACCAATTTGCCCAAGGACGACGGAAGAAGGCGGAGCGGCCGCTTCCTTTACACCATCTGGAACATCTGAAAGGAGCGAAACCGACGCATCTTCAATGGAACTCGCCTCACGCACCTAGAGGTAGTAGCTATTGCCTTCGACGACATCAAGCAAAGGACTTTGGCCTTTGGCCGAGCACAGGTGGCAGCCGGTATTGGTTGATTAGTTCCTAGGGGTTTTTGTCCGGTTTCTCTCAGAAAACCGGAACACTCTTGTACATAAACTTTATTCTCCTTCTTATATGAAAAGGCAGTGCTCCTGccggttcctcaaaaaaaaatcaaatgaaATAAATTAATTTCCTTTACAGTTGATTCTTGCCATGCATGTATAAACATGTTTTTTTTCAATATAAGCATGTATATTGGAAAAACATGTCTATATTTGGTGGCCGCTGCTCACGGCTCACCGTGCCTAGAGTTGAGGCTATTGGGTGGGAGCCTGCTTAGATTGATTCATCCTATGCCCCACTAAGAAGAATTCCTTCGAGCTGCTCAGTTTGGCTGGATCGCACCATCGCATTTTGACCCTAACTGGTTGTAGCTTCATGATAGAAAACTCATCAATGGCTACAAGTTTATCAACTGGTTTGGCAAGATGAGCCAGCCAAGTAACTGGCAGAAAAAAAAATACTTTCTCAGATCCAAAATAAATGACGCAATTTTTACCTAGGTTTATTtaaaactgcgacacttattatggatcgaAGGTAGTACCCTTGATTCGATTGAGAATAAATATATTTTGTTAATACATCTGCTCAAATACCCTGGGCATCCAGCTAATTGGTGATTATAAGACAAGACCAAGATGGTTTATTCATTCATTAAGGGTGCGGCTTCAACCAAAAAGTAGCACTAATGATAGTGTCTTAATTAGTACTAGTAGGTGGTTGTGCGTTAGCTAGGCAGTACCGTTGGATTTCTTGTCGTACCAAGATTGGGCAAGAGGTACATGTTGTAGTTTCGATCGCTCTATAAAAAGCAGACGTGAATCCAGACGACAAAGCTACAAGCGTACAAGCATACCTCGTTCATCTTTGCGGAAATGGAGTCCAGCGCTGGCGCGGAGTGTTTGAGAGATAAGTGCATCCTCATCACCGGCTCAACAGGGTACCTCGGGAAATGTATGTTTAACACCTGCCTGTATCCTGCATGCATGCGTGAACTCTTGATTCTAAAGATTATGGTTAACAGTACAACTAAGAATCTGTTGTAAGGAGTTGCCATATCATCTAGAACGGACCTAATAGCAAGAATATAAAGTAGTAAATATTAATTGTGTACTACTTTATTAATAGTTAGTTTACCTTACAATCTCACAAAATGTTTTGGGCTCGTGCTGCAGCTGACTACTATTTACAACCCATTACTTTTCTTTCTCCTCTAACTAAGCAAAGATATAGTTCAACGGTTCCAAAATATAGGTTGTTTTAGCAAGCTCTTCTAGCTTGCTACAACGACGTATATTACAAAATGGAGGAAGTAATATTTAAGTGCTTATAGTTTACTTATGTCATCTTATTGTATTTGCTCTAATGGTAGCTTCTGCCTCGTATCTTCCATACAGTGCTAGTGGAGAAGATATTGCGGGTTCAGCCGGCGGTGAAGAAGTTGTACCTACTGGTCCGCGCGCCCGACGCTACGTCTGCTGAGCAGCGTGTCTTGTCTGAGGTACACAATTTGTTTAGCTTATTTCAACTTACTATTAGAGGACATCTATGATTAGATCCTGAGAAATGTCAAAGATTCTCACGTAATATTTGCTCTGTCCTGTTCTCTTTCCGCGATAAAGGTCATTGGAAAGGATCCCTTCAATCTTCTACGAGAAAAATACGGGATTACTGGCTTCCAAAACTTCATCAAAGAAAAGGTAGTACCTCTCGCTGGAGACATAATGGATGGCTACTTAGGGCTAGACAACTCAAGTGTTCATGCCTTGTCGGAGGAGATTGATGTTATCATCAATGTGGCTGAAACCACTAACTTTGATGAAAGGTTCGTTCCTTGAATTATTGGCCCTGATGCACAAAGTTATCTTGGTTTTTTTCCGGGTAGTCTTGGTTTGTTGTGACAACAATATTATTGGATTTGTTGATCGATTTTTTTATCCATAAACTTACAATAAAGTTCGTGCAAAGTGGTGGCTGAGAGTCTGTGTAGGTACACCTCTTTACTTCGGGAACTAATACAAAATTGCTAGAAAAATAAAAAGCATAACATTACACAATATGACCATATAAATCGGAGGAAAGAAGATAGTATGTGCCCCATACAAAAAGAACTAGTGATACAAACATATATGAATATAATATAAAATTCAGAGTCTTCACTTTTTTGGTGTCAAATAACTATATATCAACACGAAACTTTAGATACACAATCCTGGTACAACAATGTGTCAAATTGTTTTCAGAATACAACAGAAATATCTAACAAGAGGTGGGTTTTAGGTATCCCCGAGCTAAGAAAAACACCTCTCTAAACTTTTCTACTTGTATTTTGTGCTTCGCTATTTGGAGGCCTCTTTAGCTGAAATGTTCAGGTATTTCCGGGTAGTCTTTTATTTACTTCTGTTTTTGTTTAACAAGTTGTTGAAATACAGCAAGAATTGAATATTTTCTAAAATTACAAACAATTTTCAGTATATGAACCATTTTTAAAAGGAGTTAAATGTTACATGATTCTTTTACAAAGATACGTGAACATTTTTAATTTTACATGAATATTTTTCTAGAACATAGGTAGTTTTTTTAGGAATACGTGAATGAATTTTCAATTACATGTGCATTTTCTAATTACTCATTTTAATGTTAAAGAATATGGAAAACAATAGAAAATCGAGTGCCAAACCTTCAAAAGCCAAAAGAACAGAGATAAGAATTGCCAGGGGAACGCTTATTAACCCAAAAACAATGAAGCGCAATGCATACTCTGTACTGGCCAGCCCATGGAAGAGAGTGCATGTGTGTTCCGCTCCAATTTTGACGCACAGACCGTATAGGAGCAATCGGATAGGAGACAACCATGTTCTACCCATGCACTAGCAATGTACTAGTCTGGTAAGGTTCAGGTACTACCCGtaggcaaggttgtcagaatcgcgattctgttatacgatttacgactttacgatccaaactaacctctatgattctatgattttagttcttagaatctacATTTCTACGATCCTAATAGTGAAGATactacgatttgcgatcctgccATCGAAGCTCcaatccgattcaaaatcgcgattctgacaaccttgcctgTAGGCATGTAAATGTGCCCATGGCCTACCCATGCAGGACCGGTACCCAACGGTACTCATGCCCATGAGTAAAATTGCGATCTTTAGCAGTATATAATCTATCCTTGCTGCAAGAACTAGCACAAGTGCTTAGGCCAGAAGAGGGCAAACTATGGTAGACGTTGATGCTTGGATCCCAATATGTGTACCAGCCTGATCCTCAGGTatgtctatgaagaatagaacaattCCAGTAGTTGTAGTAGAAGACTGCCTTCCAGGTATCTTGGACCATTTAAAAGCCACATCCCAGAAGATCTTAATACCTCTTAGAAGTAGACCAGAGTTGCTGGCTGAACCCCGCTGTACCAAATGATTAGTACACTGGATAGAATGATTCTGCAGGGTTGGATGTTGCGTGTCATCAGGCTTGTCCAAAAGAGCTTGAAAACATCaagtgctgatgccgcctgatgcaCCTACATTGCAAAACCTTTTTTTCCTGGCAAAGAGGCAGTTATTTATAGACTTTTGATGGCACCAGAGAAAACTGAAAATATTGCAATGGTGGCCTGAGGGTGATTACTATTCAGTAGCGACTGGATGAGACGATGCAAAGAGTTAGTCCCTCCGTCCGAAAGTACTTGGCAGGGAAAcgaataaaaatgaatgtatctataactaaaataagtctagctacatacatttctgcgacaagtatttCAGGACAGAGGAACTATTATTTTGAAGTACATGGTCTATCCTAACATTATAAGGAGGCGCAAACCATGTTGCCCTAGCAAAAGTGCAGCTAAAAAGGAGATGCATATCATCCTCATGTAGGTTACACCTGCAACAGTTGGAGGCTGTCTGCTGGGAGAATAAATCAGCCCTTATAAAGGAAAAATACCAATAGCACGCTACAACAAACTAGCGTCGGTCTAAAAATATGCTATAtcgcgctatagcgtgctatatcaCACTATAACGTGCTATTACCGAGACTTTGGCAACCGCTGTACTGGTAGCTCGGTCTCCTCTGCTACCACATCACCCAATGATCTGTTCCCCCTATTGTATTCGTGCAAGATGCCGTTTCTAGATAAATTGTATAGCATTTTTTTTCTCTCGTACGGGTCTCACACTTACACAAATCATATGATGCCACTGTACATGAGTAAATAACATAAAACAACCATAGGATTCGAAAAACTATGGCTTTTAAAAAACTTTCTAAGACCCGCCACTTTTGTGGTTCGCTGATTCCAAAAGCATTAATTGTTCACTTGGAATATTTTAAGCGGGATTATGACATATTAGACCCAGTCGTTAGGGCCACATGGAAAATAAACTCATCATGTTAAGTGTTGGACCAGCGCCCCATTTGTGGCCATCTCCTCACCCCCGAGTCTGCCCACACCCCCCACCGCAGCCGAGCAACAAGGTTGCCAGGAAGGGCCGATGAACACCCTCCCCTACCCTCACTATCCTCCCACTCTCCTCCGTCGACGGAAGCAACCTGCTCATCGATGCCATGCTTGCACGGCGTGCTTCCATGGCCACAAACATTAGCTCCCGGAGCATAGCTCCGGCGGCGCCAGCGCCCGCAGAGCAGCAATTTAACGTCGGCTGAAAAACACCCAGTGCATCAGCGTGTCCCCGGGGAAGATCTTGTGCCTCCCTGCATCCGGCACGGGCAGGCCATGGACGAAGCTGCCCATGCTCCCTTCGAGGCCGGGAACAGATTGCCGGTGGTGCTAGCTTGTGTGCAGGGGCTCCTCCTGGGCCTGGCACCCACTGAGCCTCACCTTGATGCCCACATGTGTTGTTTGCCAGACGGCGGGCCAAGCGTACGTGTGGTTCATTTTGCAGGGACACGATTGTTTTTTCTTTTTGCAAGGACCTAATTGCTTTTTATGATAAAATTATAGGGACTTGATTGCTTTTAAG encodes:
- the LOC119298835 gene encoding fatty acyl-CoA reductase 1-like isoform X2; this translates as MESSAGAECLRDKCILITGSTGYLGKLLVEKILRVQPAVKKLYLLVRAPDATSAEQRVLSEVIGKDPFNLLREKYGITGFQNFIKEKVVPLAGDIMDGYLGLDNSSVHALSEEIDVIINVAETTNFDERIFDALVAAYNEQALPCFIRNPDDIIDVEMDCPNSLDTRSLCANDGFGNNCFYLTLTEDFKFMTCVPCFARAELLKKLNVARDEETTITAFLNIKEGFYFKVIYECQKKLRGW